Below is a genomic region from Polypterus senegalus isolate Bchr_013 chromosome 13, ASM1683550v1, whole genome shotgun sequence.
GATCAcatcagttttttaaatttaaactgttAGTCAAGCATTAAGCTGACATACATAGTAACCTGAGAGAAATACAGTGTATGTCTACTGAcatttgttgatttttcttttctgcttttccAGGCTGTGTTTCTGAAACCAAAAGAAGTTTCCAAACTGGATGCAATTGTTGTACCCTCTTCAGATCGTTCTTTGTCAAAAGGCATTGTTGTGGACAGTGCACGCACAAAGAAGGTGCTACGTATTACTGCAAAGGACCGCAGCCTTGAGTTCAAAAACAAGCTGCATGAAGATGGTGGCAAGCTTTTTTGTACATGCTGTAGTGTAGTTCTTGATCACACTCGCCGCTCTGTCATCATCGATCACTTGAAATCACAGGGACACATTAAGAGGGAAAAGCAGGCACAGGAGGATGACCGCTTCAGGAAGAAACAACGAACTCTGACCACAACATTTCAGCAGATTGGGCCTGGGCACTCGGTGGGAACCAGAGATGTGGCCAGGGatttatttatatcttttttggaaGCTGGAATTCCATTAGAGAAGGCAGATCACCCATCAATTCGAAATTTTCTGTTGACACATGTAAACAATGGCACTTCTATCCCAGGGGCAGATGGGCTGCgtagaaaatacattttagagatgtacaatgaaaagaaaaatacaataaggCTAAAGCTTCACAAAAAGAAACTGGCTATTATTGTAGAAGAAGCTAGTGACATCGATGAGCGGAAAGTTCTCAGCATCTTGGCTGCACCAATGGAGAGAGATGGTCAAGGTCACCTCCAACCGTATTTACTTGAAACAAAATTTTGGTCAACTATTTCACACAGCTCTGTAGCACAATCAGTAGTACAAATATTGTCCCAGTATGACATAGATTTTGATGATGTCCACATTTTGGATACAGACAATACTACATATATGAGGAGAAGTTACAGCTGCGTACTGAAAGGGCTTCTGACAAACTGCATTCATGTCACACGTCTGGAACACATAGTGGAGCTTGTGACATCTGCTTTCCAGAAGCCATTTTGGCTGGCCCGCCAATATGTGGAACTCTTTCAAAAATTGTTTGCATTGCCAGGGGGAATAAAGTCTCGCTACCTGCAGTGCCTGCGTGAAGATAACCCTTCAAATATTGCCACAATTCCCCCACAAGTGCGCCTGTCTGAATGCAGTTCATTCCTTGCTGCTGCGAAGTACCACAGTGAGCACTTTGACATTCAGCAGCAGTTTGTTGAGAAAGAAATGGAGCAAATGAAAACTCCATGTCACACACTTCAAAGCCTTAAGGTATgaatcattatttaaaatatttgtaaattttcaaaacatttacttttatacataaaatatatattctaaATATTGAAGGTATATAGATATGACATGCTGtgtagtacatttatttatttttattgaagaacatcataacagtaagtgcttttgtagtcttatgtattttattttggtgaGAAAGAAGAGAGGCCATTAATTTATTTCCACATTATTtccaatttcttttttctgttgccAGTACCCTAACACAGAATAGGTGAATAGCTCTTTTTTGCAAGTATTGTTTTTTATACTAGGACATTTTTCTCAAAGTATTACTATTAAATTTGACCTTTACAAAATCTGTTCCAAATTACATCCTAATGGAAAATTAACATGGAGGTTCAATATATACAAGCAGACATTCCCAAAATATTTGAGAATGACCCCAAGGACCAGTGAACCTCACAGAAccaacaaaagattaaaaaatacagttttcacTAAGGAGAACATCAACTCATGCTTTTTTCTTAATCcgtcaaaatgtaaaaatattttttttagaattcaaTACTAACCTGCTTTTAATAATATAGTAAAACAGGGAGACATGAGTACTTACTTGTTCTCCTTAAACTTGAAAATGTTGAAGAGAAACACTGACATAAAGCAGTTTGTTGTATAGCAGCATGCCCTGTTGTTGTGTGCATATGTGAAAAGGTGGGCTTCCCCATTAACTTAGCACCCACTTTTACCAATCATTTGCTTCTTGTCCAATTCTAGGAGATGCTTGATGATGAGGGATGCCTTCTACGACTGCAGCTAAGTTTTATCtcagaaaaattagaaaatattgcAAACCTACTTGGTCGCTTCAAGCTGCATGTACCTGTTGCAACGGAAGTAGTGGACACCTTGGATGAACTGCGTGCATACCTGGAGTCACAGCTTCCAGTAGAAACAGAAAGCTGGGAAGAGCCTGGCATCTCTAGGGCACTTGAAGCTGAACTTTCCCAACTCTTCCGAGATGCCTTCCAGGAAGCCAGTTGCCAGCTTGCTCATTATATTATGGAAGATGGGCAACCCGGTTATGAGTTTTTAAAGGCAGTGAGAATCTTTGCTCCAGCAAAAGCTCACTTTCTATCACAGAGAAAAGAAGACTACAACGTGATTCCTGGCTGGGACAGCATTCCAGATGAGGAGTTTGAGATGTACAAACAGATCCTGGTATGTGGTTCTACAGGGGAGGCTGACCTGCAAGCTTTCTGGACACATGCATCTTCCCGGATACCAGCACTTGCCTCTCTTGCACTGAGCTGGGTAAATAGTGTTGCTAACTGGGCTGATACAGACCGCAGCCTTGGGCTGGAAAAGCTAATACGGTGCAAAAGACAGAGTGGTGTTGATGAGGAGGAACTGCAGAAGCTGACCGTGCTGTTTTACAACAGCGACGAAACCACACATTTCTCTTCAGACTGGTGACAGGATTCCATAAGGACAGCTGAACTATTTACTATTCCACTTTTTTCCTCTTTGTGAAGCccatattagtttttatttggcCTAACTAACTGTATTTGGTTGTGGGGGGGGATACGTTTCTCTTATTTTCTTATAGTTTGTATTCTGTAACAAAATGGAAAGTGATTTACTGGAATGAAGAAAATGTACACAAACTTCACTGAGCCAATAAAgtgcaaaataagtctgtgtatatatacagtgggtatagaaaagaatcatccccttcaaaatattcccttttttttttgctttacatccttaaatgaaaacacccaaaccaatattttttccagctttacttactcagtgcAGTCTATAACATCCAAgggaaagatatcacagctacagtttagaagaattttaaaaaatcaaaaaacaagaaatactgagattaataaaggatcaccgccctcctaaactcaatcaggtgtaagtaagcgtcatttccattgcagaccatggttactggcttaaacctgtgatcagttgtattcagtgtgattagtgaagcataaaaactgctgttcctggagcattcgcttgcttggtagtgcaactgacggCAAACAActaactatgggtggcaagccactttcaaaagatctcagggatggagttgtggacagacataaggcaggagatggatacaaagaaatcacaaaggctttatcaatcccaaagtccataataaagaagtggcaagtgtttgtaCTACTAGTACCCTCCCTGGATCCGgctgtccctccaaactggatggaagagcaaggaggaaactggtaagagaggctaccaagaggccaatggcctctttgaaggagttacaggattttatggcaaagagtgcgcattgtgtgcatgtgacaacaatttcacaagcgctccacaattgtggcttgttcaggtGGGTTGCAAGGGAAAAAACACTTCTCAAGAagggccacattaaggctcgtttgagctttgccagaatgcaccttgaagattctgatgccaagtggaaaaaggtcttatggtcagatgagaccaaaatcaaactatctGGCCTCAATACCAAGTGGTACACCTGGTGGAAATCCAATGCAGcgcaccatccacaacacaccatacctacagtaaagcatggaatggcagcatcctgttgtgggggtgtttctctggAATGGATGGGACAAAATACCGCCAAATTCCAGTCCTCTCTGCCCataaagttgaagatgggcagaatgttcacctttcaacatgacaatgacccaaagctcACAGCAAAATTGACtgcacagtggctgaaggagaaaaaaagtgaatgtcctcatGTGGCCCAGAactaaatcccattgaaaatctgtgaaaAGATTTGAAGATGGC
It encodes:
- the LOC120542334 gene encoding uncharacterized protein LOC120542334; this encodes MSGKTSSKKKMPENDIHSDVVVKENVRRKAEEALSEPEASSQGEAKRHCAGSAEHCNNAVDDQMTADCKMETDREKCKSPLAPLKWVVADDRTIKIKEEFQVRPGETLPQSVAGQDKVLPVPIKEEASEQELVHVKEEKTENEPLSLKNEVHELLTGSIKQELTDLVFSEDSEYEFQRHADESSECIDEEQQGTSSSSIPEDQVSSGGLAVLYSDMNSEENPTSINRVDENSSSMISKNTSFPCPHCKTCFTGEHYLERHVKKTHREQYLELLRNRTGGAAKTAGNASSSAVFLKPKEVSKLDAIVVPSSDRSLSKGIVVDSARTKKVLRITAKDRSLEFKNKLHEDGGKLFCTCCSVVLDHTRRSVIIDHLKSQGHIKREKQAQEDDRFRKKQRTLTTTFQQIGPGHSVGTRDVARDLFISFLEAGIPLEKADHPSIRNFLLTHVNNGTSIPGADGLRRKYILEMYNEKKNTIRLKLHKKKLAIIVEEASDIDERKVLSILAAPMERDGQGHLQPYLLETKFWSTISHSSVAQSVVQILSQYDIDFDDVHILDTDNTTYMRRSYSCVLKGLLTNCIHVTRLEHIVELVTSAFQKPFWLARQYVELFQKLFALPGGIKSRYLQCLREDNPSNIATIPPQVRLSECSSFLAAAKYHSEHFDIQQQFVEKEMEQMKTPCHTLQSLKEMLDDEGCLLRLQLSFISEKLENIANLLGRFKLHVPVATEVVDTLDELRAYLESQLPVETESWEEPGISRALEAELSQLFRDAFQEASCQLAHYIMEDGQPGYEFLKAVRIFAPAKAHFLSQRKEDYNVIPGWDSIPDEEFEMYKQILVCGSTGEADLQAFWTHASSRIPALASLALSWVNSVANWADTDRSLGLEKLIRCKRQSGVDEEELQKLTVLFYNSDETTHFSSDW